The proteins below come from a single Chthonomonadales bacterium genomic window:
- a CDS encoding L-fucose/L-arabinose isomerase family protein, whose protein sequence is MHRKRSVVPARIGVFGIGLAAYWPQFEGLRARLEGYQAEVEERVRGFGGAVVSAGLVDAPERAREAGDALAGACVDLVFCYVGTYATSAQVLPVVQRAKAPVVVLNLQPAAALDYPRTDTREWLANCCACCVPEIACAFARSGIPFRSVTGLLRPADGPAGERAWSEIGDWVRAASAARSMREARIGFLGHTYPGMLDMYSDLTHPHAQLGVHVEVLEMCDLVRRCEEATPEELEAKRREVMEGFEMADPSVDPIAAPVESADLDWSCRVAAGLERLVDDHALDGLAYYYRGLDNLYERVSAGMIVGLSLLTGRGVPCSGEGDLKNCLAMFMMDRLGAGGSYTEFYAMDFVEDFLLMGHDGPGHLAISERKPTLRKLRLYHGKAGFGVSPEFAVRTGPVTIVGVTQTVDGRLKLLAAEGESLPGPIMNIGNTNSRLRFALGPAEFMDAWCAQGPTHHVALGVGHRAATIRKLADLLGLELAVVGAR, encoded by the coding sequence ATGCACCGCAAGCGCAGCGTCGTGCCGGCCCGCATCGGAGTCTTCGGCATCGGCCTGGCAGCCTACTGGCCCCAGTTCGAGGGGCTGCGCGCCCGCCTGGAGGGCTACCAGGCGGAGGTGGAGGAGCGGGTGCGCGGCTTCGGCGGAGCGGTGGTCTCCGCCGGGCTGGTGGACGCGCCGGAGCGCGCCCGCGAGGCCGGAGACGCGCTGGCCGGAGCGTGCGTCGACCTGGTGTTCTGCTACGTCGGGACCTACGCCACCTCCGCGCAGGTGCTGCCCGTGGTGCAGCGTGCGAAGGCACCCGTCGTGGTCCTGAACCTCCAACCGGCGGCGGCGCTTGACTACCCGCGGACGGACACGCGCGAGTGGCTCGCCAACTGCTGCGCCTGCTGCGTGCCGGAGATCGCCTGCGCCTTCGCGCGCTCCGGCATCCCCTTCCGCTCCGTGACCGGCCTGCTGCGCCCCGCCGACGGCCCGGCAGGCGAGCGCGCCTGGAGCGAGATCGGCGACTGGGTTCGGGCGGCGAGCGCCGCGCGCTCCATGCGCGAGGCGCGCATCGGCTTTCTTGGCCACACCTACCCCGGTATGCTGGACATGTACTCCGACCTGACCCACCCGCACGCGCAACTCGGCGTCCATGTGGAGGTGCTGGAGATGTGCGATCTGGTGCGCCGGTGCGAGGAGGCGACGCCCGAGGAGCTGGAGGCGAAGCGCCGGGAGGTGATGGAGGGGTTCGAGATGGCCGACCCCAGCGTCGACCCGATCGCCGCGCCCGTGGAGAGCGCCGACCTGGACTGGTCGTGCCGCGTAGCCGCCGGGCTGGAGCGGTTGGTGGACGACCATGCGCTGGACGGCCTGGCCTACTACTATCGCGGCCTGGACAACCTCTACGAGCGCGTCTCCGCCGGGATGATCGTCGGCCTCTCGCTGCTCACCGGCCGCGGCGTGCCGTGCAGCGGCGAAGGCGACCTGAAGAACTGTCTGGCGATGTTCATGATGGACCGACTGGGCGCGGGCGGCAGCTACACCGAGTTCTACGCGATGGACTTCGTGGAGGACTTCCTCTTGATGGGCCACGACGGTCCGGGCCACCTGGCGATCAGTGAGCGCAAGCCGACGCTGCGCAAACTCAGGCTCTACCACGGCAAGGCCGGCTTCGGAGTGTCGCCGGAGTTTGCGGTGCGCACCGGCCCGGTGACCATCGTGGGCGTCACACAGACGGTGGACGGCCGGCTGAAGCTGTTGGCCGCGGAGGGCGAGAGTCTGCCGGGGCCGATCATGAACATCGGCAACACGAACAGCCGCCTGCGCTTCGCGCTCGGGCCGGCCGAGTTCATGGACGCCTGGTGCGCCCAGGGCCCCACGCACCACGTGGCGCTGGGAGTGGGGCACCGGGCGGCGACGATCCGCAAGCTCGCCGACCTGCTCGGCCTTGAGCTGGCGGTGGTGGGGGCGCGATAG